From a region of the Fischerella sp. JS2 genome:
- a CDS encoding glycogen debranching N-terminal domain-containing protein, with the protein MPTQVTVNPGLITINDGSTFLVTASDGSIDDNQAQGFFVRDTRLISYYEISLNRYRLVLLASSNLNHHSAIYQFTNSQFPTVNGNLPSGSLLVTIRRDIVRGMHEDIEIANYHLEPVEFQLMLAIRSDFADIFEVRSKNIVMRGNTETVWKDGVLTTKYRNGSFVRGIVTEPVCSSSEASYANGRLMFNVVITPGKTWHTCINFTALANGDVLKPQQTCAVSHTTEAAKVRDEFLSNATKLQSSNAEIRGFYQQALVDMGALRIEVNDNSHQFWMPAAGIPWFMAVFGRDSVITSLQTMAVYHEFARGTLVRLAQLQATQLDDWHDAQPGKMLHELRRDELTKLNQLPYNPYYGTVDTTILWIVTLAEAYSWNADLGMLNECRSPLEKALTWIDKYGDFDNDGFVEYITHSSHGLRNQGWKDSGESMVYPNGKLVEPPIALCEVQGYVYDAWLKAALIYEVWGEPEQAKKLRQKAEELYQHFNDRFWMEEEGFYCLGLDNNKQQIKSIASNPGQLLWSGIVPQERAKKVAERLFQPDMWCGWGLRTLSSKNQAYNPISYQRGSVWPHDNSIIAAGLKRYGYHQETNQIAEGIFAAASYFQAGRMPELFGGIERRDDNFPVPYPDANIPQAWAAGSIFLLIRSILGLEADAPQRNLKVQPNLPECLPDLELTNLSVGDAKVSLRFWREGEQTRWDVTHIEGELEVMKEDRE; encoded by the coding sequence ATGCCCACACAAGTTACTGTCAACCCTGGTTTAATCACGATTAACGACGGTTCCACATTTCTTGTCACAGCTAGTGATGGTTCCATCGACGATAATCAAGCACAAGGTTTTTTTGTTCGCGATACACGCTTAATTTCTTACTACGAAATTTCTCTCAATCGCTACCGACTGGTGCTGTTAGCTTCTAGCAATCTCAATCATCATAGTGCTATTTATCAATTCACCAATTCGCAATTCCCTACTGTGAACGGGAATTTACCTTCTGGTAGTTTGCTCGTAACCATTCGACGCGACATAGTAAGAGGAATGCACGAAGATATCGAGATTGCCAATTATCACTTAGAACCAGTTGAGTTTCAACTGATGTTGGCAATTCGTTCTGACTTTGCAGATATTTTTGAGGTGAGATCCAAAAACATCGTCATGCGAGGTAATACTGAAACAGTATGGAAAGACGGTGTACTCACTACCAAGTACCGTAACGGTTCTTTTGTCCGAGGCATCGTGACCGAACCAGTTTGCTCTAGTTCTGAAGCAAGCTATGCTAATGGCCGTTTGATGTTTAATGTAGTTATTACTCCAGGCAAAACATGGCACACTTGTATTAACTTTACAGCCTTAGCCAATGGGGATGTCCTCAAACCTCAACAAACCTGTGCAGTATCTCATACAACAGAAGCGGCAAAGGTAAGAGATGAATTTCTCAGTAATGCGACAAAGTTGCAATCTTCTAATGCCGAGATTAGGGGATTTTATCAGCAGGCGCTCGTTGATATGGGAGCGTTGCGGATTGAGGTAAATGACAATAGTCATCAATTTTGGATGCCAGCTGCTGGTATTCCTTGGTTTATGGCCGTTTTTGGCCGTGACTCTGTAATTACTAGCTTGCAAACGATGGCGGTTTATCACGAATTTGCCCGTGGTACACTTGTTCGGTTAGCTCAACTGCAAGCAACACAGTTAGATGACTGGCACGATGCTCAACCCGGCAAAATGCTGCATGAATTGCGGCGTGATGAATTAACCAAACTCAATCAACTCCCGTACAATCCTTATTACGGAACGGTAGATACTACTATTCTCTGGATTGTGACCCTGGCTGAGGCTTATAGCTGGAATGCCGATCTGGGTATGCTGAATGAATGTCGATCGCCATTAGAAAAAGCACTAACTTGGATTGATAAGTACGGCGATTTTGATAATGATGGGTTTGTTGAGTATATCACTCATTCTAGCCACGGATTACGCAATCAAGGCTGGAAAGATTCGGGTGAATCAATGGTTTACCCGAATGGCAAGTTAGTTGAGCCGCCTATTGCTTTGTGTGAAGTGCAAGGTTACGTATACGATGCTTGGCTAAAGGCAGCTTTAATTTATGAGGTGTGGGGAGAACCAGAACAAGCCAAAAAGCTACGTCAAAAAGCAGAAGAATTGTACCAACACTTTAACGATCGCTTTTGGATGGAAGAGGAAGGCTTTTACTGTCTTGGCTTAGATAACAATAAGCAACAAATTAAGTCTATCGCCTCAAATCCAGGTCAATTGCTCTGGTCTGGTATTGTACCCCAAGAACGAGCGAAAAAAGTTGCTGAGCGACTTTTCCAACCAGATATGTGGTGTGGTTGGGGTCTGCGGACTCTTAGCTCAAAAAATCAAGCTTATAACCCCATTAGTTATCAAAGGGGAAGTGTTTGGCCGCACGACAACTCTATTATTGCCGCCGGATTAAAGCGATACGGCTACCACCAAGAAACTAACCAGATTGCTGAAGGGATTTTTGCTGCTGCTAGTTATTTTCAAGCAGGGCGAATGCCGGAATTATTTGGAGGAATTGAACGTCGAGACGATAACTTTCCAGTTCCTTATCCAGATGCCAATATACCCCAAGCTTGGGCAGCTGGTTCAATTTTCTTACTCATTCGCAGTATCTTAGGACTCGAAGCCGATGCACCACAGCGAAATTTAAAGGTACAGCCAAATCTACCAGAGTGCTTGCCAGACTTAGAATTGACAAATCTAAGTGTGGGAGACGCAAAAGTGTCATTGCGTTTTTGGCGGGAGGGAGAACAGACTCGATGGGATGTCACTCATATTGAAGGCGAATTAGAAGTAATGAAAGAGGACAGAGAATAG
- a CDS encoding SDR family oxidoreductase, producing the protein MSYSPYLLKGQKALVTGASSGIGEAIARYLATSGAAVAINYHSEAEEAQKIVEDIRANNGEAFTIQADVSQEDQVKAMFKQTLQHFGTIDILVNNAGLQKDAPFVDMTLDQWNRVIGVNLTGQFLCAREAAKEFLRRGVQPQISCAAGKIICISSVHEVIPWAGHVNYAASKGGIHMMMQSIAQELAPHKIRVNSIAPGAIKTPINKSAWDTPQAEAKLLQLIPAKRVGEVEDIAKAAVWLASDDSDYVNGTTLFVDGGMTLYPGFTENG; encoded by the coding sequence ATGAGCTATTCCCCCTACCTACTTAAAGGTCAAAAAGCACTTGTAACAGGTGCTAGTTCTGGCATTGGTGAAGCTATAGCTCGTTATTTGGCTACCTCAGGTGCAGCAGTAGCTATTAACTATCATTCTGAAGCTGAAGAAGCCCAAAAAATAGTCGAAGATATTAGAGCGAATAATGGTGAGGCTTTTACCATTCAAGCTGATGTCAGCCAGGAAGATCAAGTAAAGGCGATGTTTAAACAGACACTCCAGCACTTTGGAACTATTGACATCTTAGTGAACAATGCAGGTCTGCAAAAAGATGCACCTTTTGTAGATATGACACTCGACCAATGGAATAGAGTAATTGGAGTAAACTTAACAGGGCAATTTTTGTGCGCTAGAGAAGCTGCCAAAGAATTTTTGCGTCGAGGTGTGCAACCTCAAATCTCTTGTGCCGCAGGCAAAATAATTTGCATTAGTTCAGTGCATGAGGTAATTCCTTGGGCAGGTCATGTTAATTATGCAGCTAGTAAAGGTGGTATTCATATGATGATGCAAAGCATTGCCCAAGAACTAGCTCCTCATAAAATCCGTGTTAATAGTATCGCCCCTGGTGCAATTAAAACTCCCATCAATAAATCAGCTTGGGATACCCCACAAGCCGAGGCGAAGTTACTCCAATTAATTCCGGCAAAACGAGTTGGTGAAGTTGAAGATATTGCCAAAGCCGCAGTGTGGCTGGCTTCTGATGACTCTGATTATGTCAACGGTACAACTCTGTTTGTAGACGGTGGTATGACTTTGTATCCAGGTTTTACGGAGAATGGATAG
- a CDS encoding permease — MAPIIAFFTFIGSMGNVPLAALLWSKNASFACVMSFLGADLVAATVIYLQAKYYGWKYAAYLSGLLYVCMVAAGITVHGIFALFNAIPLKELH, encoded by the coding sequence ATAGCACCGATTATTGCCTTTTTCACCTTTATTGGTTCAATGGGTAATGTCCCTTTAGCAGCCCTACTATGGTCAAAAAATGCTTCTTTTGCGTGTGTGATGAGTTTTTTAGGCGCTGACTTAGTGGCGGCGACTGTAATTTATTTACAAGCGAAATATTACGGTTGGAAATATGCAGCTTATCTTTCAGGATTACTTTATGTTTGCATGGTTGCCGCAGGAATAACCGTACATGGAATTTTTGCTCTTTTCAATGCCATACCACTCAAAGAACTGCACTGA
- a CDS encoding Nramp family divalent metal transporter, translated as MSNKSDRNSNKQISSQQQEQNTISIPESPHGWENLKWLGPSFLWMLSAAGSGELLFTPRIAALYGYSLLWALLAAVILKWFINGEVGRFSVCTGTTILEGFKQLPGPKNWAIWLILLPQLVVAISTVAGLAGAAATALILVTGGTIQLWTVIIIVVTAAIVVLGQYSVVEKISSYVGIARTIAVVAAAIFVFPSFRQLAAGLLPQIPQDVQYQEILPWLGFMLAGAAGLMWYSYWVEARGYGAASVKGKERIDPKQLNQQEKKKLRGWVNLMTISNTLAVVGALLAALSFLILGGELLRPQELVPKENQVAETLGSLLGDLWGPFGFWFMVAIVFITFCSTVLSVEDGFGRMFADGTQIILQGFGVQGRWTKEKFLQRIYVVVLLAVLPITVYLFFGQPIGLLQTAGAIEAAHIPIVTGLTLFLNHRMLPKELRPSKIIFAGTAIAGIFFAVFAVIYLLQLLGIVG; from the coding sequence ATGAGTAATAAAAGCGATCGCAATTCAAATAAGCAAATATCTAGCCAACAGCAGGAACAAAATACAATCAGCATACCAGAGTCACCACACGGTTGGGAAAATTTAAAATGGCTTGGGCCAAGCTTTTTGTGGATGCTTTCAGCAGCAGGTTCTGGAGAGTTACTATTTACACCAAGAATTGCTGCACTCTATGGTTACTCACTGCTATGGGCCCTGCTTGCTGCTGTGATCCTAAAATGGTTTATTAACGGTGAGGTGGGTCGCTTTTCAGTTTGCACGGGTACAACTATTCTTGAAGGTTTTAAACAACTTCCTGGCCCGAAAAACTGGGCGATCTGGTTGATATTACTACCACAATTAGTAGTAGCAATTTCTACTGTAGCTGGACTAGCAGGAGCAGCCGCTACTGCACTGATTTTAGTAACAGGAGGAACAATTCAACTGTGGACAGTGATTATTATCGTTGTCACAGCAGCAATTGTTGTATTAGGTCAGTACAGTGTAGTAGAGAAGATATCTTCTTATGTGGGTATTGCCCGTACAATTGCAGTGGTAGCAGCTGCTATTTTTGTTTTTCCCAGCTTCCGCCAACTAGCAGCCGGATTATTACCGCAAATACCTCAAGATGTACAGTATCAAGAAATACTACCTTGGCTAGGTTTTATGCTAGCAGGAGCAGCCGGATTGATGTGGTATTCCTACTGGGTAGAAGCCAGAGGGTACGGTGCTGCTAGTGTTAAGGGAAAAGAAAGGATAGACCCCAAGCAACTCAACCAACAGGAAAAAAAGAAACTGCGCGGCTGGGTGAATCTGATGACCATATCCAACACCTTAGCTGTGGTTGGTGCGTTATTAGCGGCGTTGTCTTTTTTGATTCTCGGTGGCGAGTTGCTGCGTCCGCAGGAACTTGTACCAAAAGAAAATCAGGTAGCAGAAACTCTAGGAAGCTTGCTAGGCGACCTTTGGGGACCGTTTGGCTTTTGGTTTATGGTGGCGATTGTTTTTATTACCTTTTGTAGCACTGTCCTTTCAGTAGAAGATGGTTTTGGGCGGATGTTTGCTGATGGTACGCAGATTATTCTACAAGGATTTGGTGTGCAGGGACGCTGGACTAAGGAGAAGTTCTTGCAGCGTATTTATGTTGTCGTGTTACTAGCAGTTCTACCAATTACCGTTTATTTGTTCTTTGGTCAACCTATCGGCTTGCTACAAACCGCAGGTGCAATCGAAGCTGCCCATATTCCTATTGTCACTGGACTTACACTCTTTCTCAACCATCGGATGCTGCCAAAAGAACTACGACCATCAAAGATAATTTTTGCTGGTACTGCGATCGCGGGAATATTTTTCGCTGTATTTGCAGTTATTTATCTTTTACAACTACTGGGTATAGTTGGGTAG
- a CDS encoding PRC-barrel domain-containing protein encodes MVLYKLDEYYPNYQNEIFDGYNIKNFDVYAQDNKVGSVTNMMIDDEGYFRYFIVDTGFWVFGKKILLPVGMARINYEDKRVYVPVLTKQQVEDLPEFTEDLATDKDYEERVRGVYRPYMTTPTTGFIYGADIYNYRQEPYFYALNDLNLRMYEERLRARRNNSRVNIL; translated from the coding sequence ATGGTGCTTTACAAACTGGATGAATACTATCCCAACTATCAAAATGAAATTTTCGATGGCTATAACATCAAAAATTTTGATGTTTATGCTCAAGATAATAAGGTTGGTTCTGTAACCAACATGATGATTGATGATGAAGGTTATTTCCGATATTTTATAGTTGATACAGGCTTTTGGGTTTTTGGTAAGAAAATATTGCTACCTGTAGGGATGGCTCGTATTAATTACGAAGATAAACGGGTGTATGTCCCTGTATTAACTAAACAGCAAGTGGAAGATTTACCCGAATTTACCGAAGATTTGGCAACCGACAAAGATTATGAAGAGCGAGTCAGAGGTGTTTATCGTCCTTACATGACCACACCAACTACAGGTTTCATTTATGGTGCGGATATCTATAACTATCGGCAAGAACCTTATTTTTATGCTCTCAACGATCTAAATCTCAGAATGTATGAAGAACGACTCCGAGCCAGAAGAAACAATAGCAGAGTGAACATATTATAA
- a CDS encoding metallophosphoesterase, which translates to MKKIKYFLFGLLGLIAALLIYGLIEPYTIDTEPQVAVIPGLPTAWQGQRIAVIGDWQVGMWLANTPTIRRIVAQLVKQRPSAVLIIGDFIYKAGDDPNAEINQAIELVRPLPTAGIPTYAVLGNHDYGMKSKHGSPDVAQASKLAASLETAGVQMLQNEAVPLASSTKIDEQEILYLVGIGSDWANEDKPQVALAQIPDTAPRFVMMHHPDSFAKFPANTAPVAVAGHTHGGQISLPFTPEWSWLTFVKEDEVHADGWIDGYGQPGNHLYVNRGIGFSILPIRINCPPEITLFTLRQSGKST; encoded by the coding sequence ATGAAGAAAATCAAATACTTTTTATTCGGGTTATTAGGGTTAATTGCCGCACTTCTAATTTACGGCTTAATCGAACCCTACACTATTGATACAGAACCGCAAGTGGCCGTAATTCCGGGTCTTCCCACTGCTTGGCAGGGGCAAAGAATTGCAGTTATTGGTGATTGGCAAGTGGGAATGTGGCTGGCAAACACCCCTACCATCCGCAGAATTGTCGCGCAATTAGTTAAACAGCGTCCCAGCGCAGTGCTGATTATTGGTGACTTTATATATAAAGCAGGCGACGACCCCAACGCGGAAATAAATCAAGCAATAGAGTTGGTTCGTCCATTACCGACTGCGGGTATTCCTACATACGCTGTTTTAGGTAATCATGACTATGGGATGAAATCTAAGCACGGTTCCCCGGACGTAGCACAAGCCTCTAAACTAGCTGCATCTTTGGAAACTGCGGGGGTGCAAATGTTGCAAAATGAGGCTGTGCCATTGGCATCATCCACCAAGATAGATGAGCAAGAAATTTTATACTTGGTAGGTATTGGCTCAGATTGGGCTAATGAAGATAAACCCCAAGTAGCACTGGCACAAATACCAGATACAGCACCCAGATTTGTAATGATGCATCATCCTGATTCCTTTGCCAAATTTCCTGCCAACACTGCACCTGTGGCTGTAGCAGGACACACTCACGGAGGGCAAATTAGTCTACCATTCACTCCTGAATGGTCTTGGTTAACTTTTGTGAAGGAGGATGAGGTTCATGCTGACGGTTGGATCGATGGGTATGGACAGCCAGGAAACCATCTTTACGTAAACCGAGGAATCGGTTTCAGTATCCTACCAATACGGATTAATTGCCCGCCTGAAATCACTCTTTTCACACTTAGACAAAGCGGCAAATCCACATAA
- a CDS encoding phosphatase PAP2 family protein: MAVDILWNPEPIITIQRLFGVRWNWLFEILTQFGTAKAVTVVFALGLWISGRRLAYGLLGVVLLATVIDVLIWSIFPVSRPHDPQIIICTDPGVPSFPSGHTVTATTLWGTLTAFGRIPAVISVYIVFLVMLARLYLGVHYLADLLGGVAIALILVVIYQRLWQKLMRWFSGRTFQFFLVLGLSAPIAVLPFTSFSPRGWELFGYAISLEIGMPLEYWYVRYSPTKIPRKKQVLKIAIGLGGLVTLVLVSRLIMSSGLVREAVTSGLAALWIAFLAPALFTSMGLSRHLHRTQ, encoded by the coding sequence ATGGCGGTTGACATACTTTGGAATCCTGAGCCAATTATTACCATTCAGCGCCTGTTCGGTGTCAGATGGAATTGGCTATTTGAGATTCTCACGCAATTTGGGACGGCTAAGGCTGTTACCGTAGTCTTTGCTTTAGGACTCTGGATTTCAGGACGACGGCTTGCCTATGGCTTGCTTGGAGTCGTGCTTTTAGCAACAGTGATAGACGTACTAATTTGGAGTATCTTCCCTGTGTCGCGTCCCCACGATCCCCAGATTATTATTTGCACAGATCCAGGAGTACCGTCGTTTCCCAGTGGACACACAGTAACTGCAACTACTTTGTGGGGGACATTGACTGCGTTTGGTCGCATCCCGGCAGTTATTTCGGTATACATTGTTTTTCTTGTAATGCTAGCTCGCCTGTATCTTGGTGTACACTATCTGGCAGACTTACTCGGTGGCGTGGCGATCGCGTTGATTTTGGTGGTTATTTATCAGCGTTTGTGGCAGAAGCTTATGCGCTGGTTCTCTGGACGGACATTTCAATTCTTCCTAGTTCTAGGTCTTTCAGCACCAATTGCAGTACTTCCTTTCACGAGTTTCTCTCCTAGAGGTTGGGAACTTTTTGGTTATGCGATCAGTTTGGAAATTGGAATGCCGCTTGAATATTGGTATGTTCGCTACTCCCCAACCAAAATTCCTCGCAAAAAGCAAGTGCTGAAAATTGCAATCGGCTTGGGGGGACTGGTAACGCTTGTACTTGTATCTCGCCTCATCATGAGTAGTGGATTAGTGCGTGAGGCTGTGACATCTGGCTTAGCGGCGCTGTGGATCGCGTTCTTAGCACCAGCGCTGTTTACAAGCATGGGTTTATCTAGGCATTTGCACCGAACTCAGTAA
- a CDS encoding glycoside hydrolase family 31 protein, with amino-acid sequence MNILKQASLTLRLVKLKRFFGSLFYPLQRDYLERRCYTHQTLEAVEEIGNIEKAEPTKRGGHFYFEEIDLEICFLSAELVQVDWRPGIPPISYAISHHDWAGVEVTFQERENAWVVSSTKLKVIVDADGRLEFHNGLGQTLRKELPPQRRAKLSRQIKSEGWVHQAQLRSHEHIYGLGERAAPLNLRTSADKGKPRTYRMWNYDAGGIYGPGTDPLYLCIPIYLSLHKEGSYLIFYENSFPANFSFQALAVAEFEGGALRYYFTAGSPTQLLEHYTELTGRPPLPPRWALGYHQSRWGYEKEAALQKAAKGFETHDIPVSAMHLDIDVLDGFRAFTIDPDRFPHISELAQELAAKEIRLITIINPGIKADRKNKLFQEGRAQDVFCKLPNGEPAIAPVWSGFAAFPDFTNPQARHWWSRQYEYLLDLGITGFWHDMNEPGVFVLWGDPSLPPYSTRHFMEGRGGDHREAHNFYGLLQAQAAYEALCEYQPQQRPFIVSRSGWAGLQRYAWTWTGDIETSWAGLRQTIPTVLNLGLSGIPYSGSDIGGFKGNPSAELYLRWFQMSCFMPFCRTHSANNTKPRTPWSFGEPTLSIIREFLRLRDRLMPYFYTLAWEATQTGHPLVRPLFWADSEDSNLWNVEDAFLLGDALLVCPIVEEAATSRSVILPKGHWYNFWDDTLIKGGRQINLETPQDQIPILVKAGSILPMQAEQQLMLQLYPPIEKDCQGIVYSDAGDGYGEWRLDKFQMRRNSKELELSWEEQGNYAFPYESVQLHLHAVAAEQAWMDGTEVDLKGKVLECNRFQQVRFEGI; translated from the coding sequence ATGAACATTCTTAAGCAAGCATCATTGACACTGCGTCTAGTCAAACTCAAACGGTTTTTTGGGTCACTGTTCTATCCACTTCAACGAGACTATTTGGAACGCCGTTGTTACACTCACCAAACTTTAGAAGCGGTTGAAGAAATTGGAAACATTGAAAAGGCTGAGCCTACCAAACGAGGAGGACACTTCTACTTTGAAGAAATTGATCTAGAAATTTGTTTCCTGAGTGCCGAATTAGTCCAAGTTGATTGGAGGCCTGGGATACCTCCTATTTCCTATGCCATATCCCATCACGACTGGGCAGGAGTGGAAGTGACTTTTCAGGAGAGGGAGAATGCCTGGGTAGTATCCAGCACTAAACTGAAGGTGATTGTAGACGCGGATGGTAGGTTGGAATTTCACAATGGACTTGGACAAACATTACGAAAAGAACTACCTCCTCAGCGACGGGCAAAACTATCGCGCCAAATCAAAAGTGAAGGTTGGGTGCATCAGGCACAACTGCGATCGCACGAACATATATACGGTTTGGGAGAAAGGGCGGCTCCATTAAATCTCCGCACTTCAGCTGATAAAGGCAAACCCAGAACCTACCGAATGTGGAACTATGATGCGGGAGGTATATATGGACCAGGAACTGACCCACTCTATCTGTGCATTCCCATCTATTTAAGTCTGCATAAGGAGGGCAGTTATCTAATTTTCTATGAAAACTCTTTTCCTGCCAACTTTAGCTTCCAAGCTTTAGCTGTAGCTGAGTTTGAAGGCGGTGCGCTGCGTTATTACTTTACTGCTGGTTCACCTACTCAATTACTAGAGCATTACACAGAATTAACAGGTCGCCCACCCCTACCTCCCCGTTGGGCACTTGGCTATCACCAGTCGCGTTGGGGGTATGAAAAGGAAGCTGCACTGCAAAAAGCAGCCAAGGGATTTGAAACTCATGACATTCCTGTGAGTGCAATGCATCTAGATATTGATGTTCTTGATGGATTTCGCGCTTTCACTATCGATCCTGATCGTTTTCCTCACATATCTGAGTTAGCTCAAGAATTAGCAGCTAAGGAAATACGGTTGATTACCATCATAAACCCTGGTATTAAAGCAGACCGAAAAAATAAACTTTTTCAGGAGGGACGCGCCCAGGATGTATTTTGCAAACTCCCAAATGGTGAACCTGCGATCGCTCCTGTTTGGTCGGGTTTCGCTGCTTTCCCCGATTTTACCAACCCGCAAGCTCGTCATTGGTGGAGTAGACAGTATGAATATCTGCTCGATTTGGGTATCACTGGATTTTGGCATGATATGAATGAACCGGGGGTTTTTGTTCTTTGGGGTGATCCTTCACTACCGCCGTATTCAACCCGGCATTTTATGGAAGGTAGAGGCGGCGACCATCGCGAAGCTCATAATTTTTATGGTTTGCTTCAGGCTCAGGCTGCATACGAGGCGCTTTGCGAGTATCAACCACAGCAACGTCCTTTCATCGTTTCACGCTCTGGTTGGGCTGGGTTACAACGCTACGCCTGGACTTGGACAGGGGACATTGAAACCAGTTGGGCTGGGCTACGCCAGACAATTCCAACAGTGCTAAATCTAGGGTTATCTGGGATTCCTTACAGTGGTTCTGATATTGGTGGATTTAAGGGGAATCCAAGTGCTGAACTTTACTTACGCTGGTTCCAGATGTCCTGCTTTATGCCGTTTTGTCGCACCCATTCTGCCAATAATACCAAGCCCCGCACACCCTGGAGCTTTGGCGAACCAACACTAAGTATTATTCGGGAGTTTTTGCGATTGCGCGACCGCCTAATGCCCTACTTCTACACGTTAGCTTGGGAAGCAACCCAAACCGGACATCCCCTGGTTCGTCCGCTCTTCTGGGCTGATAGTGAAGATTCCAATCTTTGGAATGTTGAAGATGCTTTTTTGTTGGGTGATGCTCTATTGGTTTGCCCAATTGTGGAGGAAGCTGCAACCTCGCGTTCAGTAATTTTACCGAAAGGGCATTGGTATAACTTCTGGGACGATACTTTGATAAAAGGTGGAAGACAGATTAATCTGGAAACACCTCAAGACCAGATACCAATTTTGGTAAAAGCGGGAAGTATTTTGCCGATGCAAGCGGAACAACAACTGATGCTTCAACTGTATCCGCCTATAGAGAAAGATTGTCAAGGTATTGTATATAGTGATGCTGGAGATGGCTATGGTGAGTGGCGATTAGATAAATTCCAAATGAGACGAAACTCCAAGGAATTGGAGCTATCTTGGGAAGAACAGGGAAATTATGCTTTCCCTTACGAAAGTGTCCAATTACACCTTCATGCAGTGGCAGCCGAACAAGCTTGGATGGACGGTACAGAAGTTGACCTGAAGGGAAAAGTTTTGGAGTGCAACCGCTTTCAGCAAGTTCGTTTTGAGGGAATTTGA
- a CDS encoding general stress protein, which translates to MAIQRRKRAVGTFPNRQTAENALSRLRDSGFPMDRVSVLAKDIDRNEQIGGATVKDKSDVSDRGDNEAQEGAGIGAVTGTVLGGIGGLLVGLEALIIPGVGPFLAAGTIATTLAGAGIGAAAGGLVGALTGLGIPEEEARTYSQRVSQGEFLVIVDGSEDEINHAGSILRNHDIRDWAIYDVSGDVASAEMNVNNVDRTTQRYTGTTTDEGVVEIVDKRNDQHR; encoded by the coding sequence ATGGCTATACAACGACGTAAGCGTGCAGTTGGTACTTTCCCTAACCGCCAAACCGCAGAAAACGCGCTCTCCAGACTTAGAGATTCAGGTTTCCCTATGGATCGAGTCTCTGTATTGGCAAAGGATATAGACCGCAATGAGCAAATAGGTGGAGCTACTGTTAAAGATAAATCTGACGTGAGCGATCGCGGTGACAATGAAGCTCAAGAAGGTGCTGGAATTGGTGCGGTCACAGGCACTGTTTTGGGTGGTATTGGTGGTTTACTCGTTGGCTTGGAAGCTTTAATCATTCCAGGAGTGGGGCCCTTTCTTGCAGCCGGAACTATAGCAACTACTTTGGCTGGTGCAGGTATTGGTGCAGCCGCAGGTGGTCTTGTAGGAGCGCTGACTGGTTTGGGTATTCCAGAAGAAGAAGCCAGAACTTATAGTCAACGGGTATCCCAAGGTGAATTTTTAGTGATTGTAGATGGTAGTGAGGATGAAATTAACCATGCTGGCTCTATTTTGAGGAATCACGATATTCGAGATTGGGCCATATACGATGTATCTGGCGATGTAGCTTCTGCTGAGATGAATGTGAATAATGTTGATCGGACTACACAGAGATATACAGGAACTACTACTGACGAGGGTGTAGTGGAAATTGTTGATAAGCGGAATGACCAACATCGTTAG